One Leptodactylus fuscus isolate aLepFus1 chromosome 11, aLepFus1.hap2, whole genome shotgun sequence genomic window, TTTCTGGCTAACCCCAGAAATGTGCTTGATAATAAGTATGCATAATTAATGAAGACTAAACATCTAGCACTATTATTTTTTGTTACAGTGAACATTCTCTACATTGGAATATTTTCTCAAGACACTGCAGCACAGACAAAAGTAGCTCAATAGGTAGCATGGAAAGTCTTGATCAGCCTGGGCAGAATTACTATGAAGGAACACTTTCACCACTTGATCCATGCATGCACCAAAACAAAAGGGATTCTGCATATAGTTCTTTTTCCACAAGTTCTAACATCTCTGATTATACAGTCTCAGCGAAAATGGACGAGTCTTCTCCTATCAACAATTTTTTGGGCTCAAATAAACAAGAAGATGATCGCTATCTTCAAACAGGACTAGCTGCTGTGGACTCACAAGTGGACATTTCTAATGAATCATGTCATGAACATTTCCATAAAGTTTCCAGACTTCCTTATAATGAACATAATTTGGACAATATAAGTTCTCCACCTCAACCACCCATACGAAGAGATAGCTTAagggaaaacaaaaataaattttgCAATCGTGAAAGAAAATCTTCAACTCTAAGTGACTCTATTCATATGCCTGTATTGTTTTCACCAGAGGCTGGTCAATTTAACAGTTCTGAAAATGCTTTTTGCCAGTGCACAAATGGGCCTTGTGCTGTACAttttaaagagaacttgtcatCTGAACAATACTATATGCTGAGCTCACAAACTGACAAtgtcaaaaaaataaacacatttgcAAAGGATGAAGAAAGGCAACCTAGCCATTGCCCTAAATTAAATACAAATAAATTGTTGGAAGATGATATAGAAAAAAAGGTATTTAATTACAATAATATTGATGAAGTTGCATGTAATATTGATTCTGTGGCAGCAGAAATGGTTAAAAATTCAGACTGTGAACACTGGAAGCTTTTATGCATTCCTTCTACCCAAATAAACATGTCTAGTTCTGAAGCCAGTTTTACAAATGACTCATCCTCCGCAGACTACCACTATCCTACAGATACAGCTAAAGAAGAAAATCGGAAAAGTTACAAGTGCACTTCTAACAAAGACTTAGAAATATCAAAATTTCAGAACACAGAGCAAACCTCAGATACTAGTGCTGTGCATTTGTGCCCCTCTTTAGACAGAATAGTTAGCATATCAAATGACCCAAAAGAGGCTTCAGCTTCACAGCCAAATAATTATGATGATGAGCTGAGCTTAACCTGCATTAGTAATGCATTAATAAAAGAGACTTCTAAGCTTGAAGAAACTGGGAATCCAAATAAAAAACCTGGTTCATCTCGTAATCGTTCATCACAGATGCGAAGAAAAAGTGACCGCTTTGCTACAAACCTCAGAAATGAGATACAGCGACGAAAAGCCCAACTTCAGAAGAATAAAGGTTCTATAGCACTGCCTTCTGGTGAAGATTCTGTTGAGGATAAAGACTATCCACTTGAAAGTCATTCTGAGTCAATTCCACATccttcaccaccaccaccagcaccACCTAAAAACAAAGCACTTCTTTTAGAAATCAAAAGAGCCAATGCCGAAAAATATAGAAGCACCAATGATTGTTTATATCAGGGAAAACAGGAGGATAAGATGATAGATAAAAATACTGAAACTCATGAGCATACTTCTAATAAAGCCATAATATCATTAAAAGAGGCTTTGACAGAAGATGAAGGATTGTTATTACCTTCTCAAAACATAACCTGCAATGAAAAATGGAATTCAAATGCTGCAGATACACATCATGAAGAATATGTCTTTCCAAAACCAAATCAAAATgatcagcaaaaaaacactgaacACAAATATGCTTATTCTACAGGCAATTTTCAAAATGCTATAAACCTGGCACAAAAACCAGAAAGCGTTTTGAAAGAATGGGCACCAATTGTACCTAATAAGCCTGGTAGTCTGGATATGTGGAAAATTGAAAATAAAATCAGCATAGACAGCATAAAAAAACAAAGGGAAAGCAAAGGTTCCTTAGGTTTAGAACAAAAACTATCTACTAAAGCTAGTGACCATCTAGCTAGTGAAAATCAACCTCTACCTGAAACTCTTGATAAACTTCCCCATGTGGACAACACTTACAATATAACTGATGATCTTTATGATTCAGAAAGAAAATGGAGGTTGAAGCAATTTACCAGTGAGCAACCTGTTGAAGAAAGGGAATTAATTGACCAGGCAAACTTAGGGCAAGTGAACAAGGTTCATATTTCAAGAAGATCAGATACCTTTTCTTCTCCAACCCCAATTAAATCTCCACAACAATTTTTAGATTTTCAAAACCATATTTCTCAGCATAATCAAAATGATGAAGACAAATTGACATGGTCTCCTGAACACAATTTTCAGACTCAGTCTTACATCCGAAAGGAGGCTGGGCACAAACTAAAGCAAATTAGTTTGCAAGAAAATGTTCCTCATACATCAAGAATGAGCGATGAAAATATTCTATTGCCATTTGCAGCTCGAAGAAAGTTTTTTGAAGATGTAAGCAAACAATCCACATCATCTACTATGCATGAGGTACCAAAAGAAAACTTTTGTCCGAGCAGAAATGATAATACTCAGACCATGATTACAGATCCAAGTGGGCATTTTGTAGAACATACACATTTCACTGCCTCTCCTAGAAGACAAGATGGCAGTTTACC contains:
- the SHROOM4 gene encoding protein Shroom4 isoform X3 gives rise to the protein MQYPSDAFSMSWHSGTEISEHSLHWNIFSRHCSTDKSSSIGSMESLDQPGQNYYEGTLSPLDPCMHQNKRDSAYSSFSTSSNISDYTVSAKMDESSPINNFLGSNKQEDDRYLQTGLAAVDSQVDISNESCHEHFHKVSRLPYNEHNLDNISSPPQPPIRRDSLRENKNKFCNRERKSSTLSDSIHMPVLFSPEAGQFNSSENAFCQCTNGPCAVHFKENLSSEQYYMLSSQTDNVKKINTFAKDEERQPSHCPKLNTNKLLEDDIEKKVFNYNNIDEVACNIDSVAAEMVKNSDCEHWKLLCIPSTQINMSSSEASFTNDSSSADYHYPTDTAKEENRKSYKCTSNKDLEISKFQNTEQTSDTSAVHLCPSLDRIVSISNDPKEASASQPNNYDDELSLTCISNALIKETSKLEETGNPNKKPGSSRNRSSQMRRKSDRFATNLRNEIQRRKAQLQKNKGSIALPSGEDSVEDKDYPLESHSESIPHPSPPPPAPPKNKALLLEIKRANAEKYRSTNDCLYQGKQEDKMIDKNTETHEHTSNKAIISLKEALTEDEGLLLPSQNITCNEKWNSNAADTHHEEYVFPKPNQNDQQKNTEHKYAYSTGNFQNAINLAQKPESVLKEWAPIVPNKPGSLDMWKIENKISIDSIKKQRESKGSLGLEQKLSTKASDHLASENQPLPETLDKLPHVDNTYNITDDLYDSERKWRLKQFTSEQPVEERELIDQANLGQVNKVHISRRSDTFSSPTPIKSPQQFLDFQNHISQHNQNDEDKLTWSPEHNFQTQSYIRKEAGHKLKQISLQENVPHTSRMSDENILLPFAARRKFFEDVSKQSTSSTMHEVPKENFCPSRNDNTQTMITDPSGHFVEHTHFTASPRRQDGSLPHYDLCMNHTVNPTMCCNQGKHSADYLPSFIYGCRACVFCCSELCPALLKRNLPVTHHSCHCQHHHQHHHHHQWKNCADFMCPTQYNLLEEGSSPYVDRWHIRNPLLQDVSMKEGNPHLKFNRKCSQSVSDLYHFPSGTQHSGLLKPCCGKDDYKWSQGYKTTSSCDCSSENLLRPLNFASFQDGQLEPHLSRTRAYSVNQLNLEYLPSQDRIESPTIKLEDRESNSQLKKRGPPRPPPPQWEKYKEYQASRQTNKSGIICKERSASENNGDTKDARQRSQSLPMDKTSFSVESNLFPAPVHGFSHVKELSEIRFASQGPQMNFPTAFPRLNASSSSPDSKEADGCDAINQPFCSESITLTAVVHEGQCSADLEEIFEDEFRHSEDDWSTDRESEISIPERYDEFQAISPTLLCGTVSPTTCATYYNTSTAKADLLNRMKKVGGDQEEKVNVTEVEDEENEFTYKKVQLIESISRKLSVLHKAQEELQEDISANVTLGCEMENLLKSVCKPNEYDKFRIFIGDMDKVVSLLLSLSGRLSRVEVALNCDDPEPSVEEKMNLLEKKKQLTEQLEDAKELKAHVTRREQIVLEMISKYLNDEQLQDYHHYVKMTSALIVEQRELEDKIQLGEEQLRCLRESL
- the SHROOM4 gene encoding protein Shroom4 isoform X1 translates to MDPQEPLQHVHVLLQGGAPWGFTLQGGLEHGGPLIISKIEDGGKAAKCEKIEVGDELVNINGTPLHGSRQEALILIKGSYKILKMIVRRRSALVIRPHSWHLAKLSEVHPDVASMQYPSDAFSMSWHSGTEISEHSLHWNIFSRHCSTDKSSSIGSMESLDQPGQNYYEGTLSPLDPCMHQNKRDSAYSSFSTSSNISDYTVSAKMDESSPINNFLGSNKQEDDRYLQTGLAAVDSQVDISNESCHEHFHKVSRLPYNEHNLDNISSPPQPPIRRDSLRENKNKFCNRERKSSTLSDSIHMPVLFSPEAGQFNSSENAFCQCTNGPCAVHFKENLSSEQYYMLSSQTDNVKKINTFAKDEERQPSHCPKLNTNKLLEDDIEKKVFNYNNIDEVACNIDSVAAEMVKNSDCEHWKLLCIPSTQINMSSSEASFTNDSSSADYHYPTDTAKEENRKSYKCTSNKDLEISKFQNTEQTSDTSAVHLCPSLDRIVSISNDPKEASASQPNNYDDELSLTCISNALIKETSKLEETGNPNKKPGSSRNRSSQMRRKSDRFATNLRNEIQRRKAQLQKNKGSIALPSGEDSVEDKDYPLESHSESIPHPSPPPPAPPKNKALLLEIKRANAEKYRSTNDCLYQGKQEDKMIDKNTETHEHTSNKAIISLKEALTEDEGLLLPSQNITCNEKWNSNAADTHHEEYVFPKPNQNDQQKNTEHKYAYSTGNFQNAINLAQKPESVLKEWAPIVPNKPGSLDMWKIENKISIDSIKKQRESKGSLGLEQKLSTKASDHLASENQPLPETLDKLPHVDNTYNITDDLYDSERKWRLKQFTSEQPVEERELIDQANLGQVNKVHISRRSDTFSSPTPIKSPQQFLDFQNHISQHNQNDEDKLTWSPEHNFQTQSYIRKEAGHKLKQISLQENVPHTSRMSDENILLPFAARRKFFEDVSKQSTSSTMHEVPKENFCPSRNDNTQTMITDPSGHFVEHTHFTASPRRQDGSLPHYDLCMNHTVNPTMCCNQGKHSADYLPSFIYGCRACVFCCSELCPALLKRNLPVTHHSCHCQHHHQHHHHHQWKNCADFMCPTQYNLLEEGSSPYVDRWHIRNPLLQDVSMKEGNPHLKFNRKCSQSVSDLYHFPSGTQHSGLLKPCCGKDDYKWSQGYKTTSSCDCSSENLLRPLNFASFQDGQLEPHLSRTRAYSVNQLNLEYLPSQDRIESPTIKLEDRESNSQLKKRGPPRPPPPQWEKYKEYQASRQTNKSGIICKERSASENNGDTKDARQRSQSLPMDKTSFSVESNLFPAPVHGFSHVKELSEIRFASQGPQMNFPTAFPRLNASSSSPDSKEADGCDAINQPFCSESITLTAVVHEGQCSADLEEIFEDEFRHSEDDWSTDRESEISIPERYDEFQAISPTLLCGTVSPTTCATYYNTSTAKADLLNRMKKVGGDQEEKVNVTEVEDEENEFTYKKVQLIESISRKLSVLHKAQEELQEDISANVTLGCEMENLLKSVCKPNEYDKFRIFIGDMDKVVSLLLSLSGRLSRVEVALNCDDPEPSVEEKMNLLEKKKQLTEQLEDAKELKAHVTRREQIVLEMISKYLNDEQLQDYHHYVKMTSALIVEQRELEDKIQLGEEQLRCLRESL
- the SHROOM4 gene encoding protein Shroom4 isoform X2, yielding MDPQEPLQHVHVLLQGGAPWGFTLQGGLEHGGPLIISKIEDGGKAAKCEKIEVGDELVNINGTPLHGSRQEALILIKGSYKILKMIVRRRSALVIRPHSWHLAKLSEVHPDVASMQYPSDAFSMSWHSGTEISEHSLHWNIFSRHCSTDKSSSIGSMESLDQPGQNYYEGTLSPLDPCMHQNKRDSAYSSFSTSSNISDYTVSAKMDESSPINNFLGSNKQEDDRYLQTGLAAVDSQVDISNESCHEHFHKVSRLPYNEHNLDNISSPPQPPIRRDSLRENKNKFCNRERKSSTLSDSIHMPVLFSPEAGQFNSSENAFCQCTNGPCAVHFKENLSSEQYYMLSSQTDNVKKINTFAKDEERQPSHCPKLNTNKLLEDDIEKKVFNYNNIDEVACNIDSVAAEMVKNSDCEHWKLLCIPSTQINMSSSEASFTNDSSSADYHYPTDTAKEENRKSYKCTSNKDLEISKFQNTEQTSDTSAVHLCPSLDRIVSISNDPKEASASQPNNYDDELSLTCISNALIKETSKLEETGNPNKKPGSSRNRSSQMRRKSDRFATNLRNEIQRRKAQLQKNKGSIALPSGEDSVEDKDYPLESHSESIPHPSPPPPAPPKNKALLLEIKRANAEKYRSTNDCLYQGKQEDKMIDKNTETHEHTSNKAIISLKEALTEDEGLLLPSQNITCNEKWNSNAADTHHEEYVFPKPNQNDQQKNTEHKYAYSTGNFQNAINLAQKPESVLKEWAPIVPNKPGSLDMWKIENKISIDSIKKQRESKGSLGLEQKLSTKASDHLASENQPLPETLDKLPHVDNTYNITDDLYDSERKWRLKQFTSEQPVEERELIDQANLGQVNKVHISRRSDTFSSPTPIKSPQQFLDFQNHISQHNQNDEDKLTWSPEHNFQTQSYIRKEAGHKLKQISLQENVPHTSRMSDENILLPFAARRKFFEDVSKQSTSSTMHEVPKENFCPSRNDNTQTMITDPSGHFVEHTHFTASPRRQDGSLPHYDLCMNHTVNPTMCCNQGKHSADYLPSFIYGCRACVFCCSELCPALLKRNLPVTHHSCHCQHHHQHHHHHQWKNCADFMCPTQYNLLEEGSSPYVDRWHIRNPLLQDVSMKEGNPHLKFNRKCSQSVSDLYHFPSGTQHSGLLKPCCGKDDYKWSQGYKTTSSCDCSSENLLRPLNFASFQDGQLEPHLSRTRAYSVNQLNLEYLPSQDRIESPTIKLEDRESNSQLKKRGPPRPPPPQWEKYKEYQASRQTNKSGIICKERSASENNGDTKDARQRSQSLPMDKTSFSVESNLFPAPVHGFSHVKELSEIRFASQGPQMNFPTAFPRLNASSSPDSKEADGCDAINQPFCSESITLTAVVHEGQCSADLEEIFEDEFRHSEDDWSTDRESEISIPERYDEFQAISPTLLCGTVSPTTCATYYNTSTAKADLLNRMKKVGGDQEEKVNVTEVEDEENEFTYKKVQLIESISRKLSVLHKAQEELQEDISANVTLGCEMENLLKSVCKPNEYDKFRIFIGDMDKVVSLLLSLSGRLSRVEVALNCDDPEPSVEEKMNLLEKKKQLTEQLEDAKELKAHVTRREQIVLEMISKYLNDEQLQDYHHYVKMTSALIVEQRELEDKIQLGEEQLRCLRESL